TTTGACGATGATTTTGCCGGCGCAGTTGTCACGTATGATTTTGGCAATACAAAGCTTCCTTTCCTCTGGATGAAATATAATGAAGGCGGCCCAGGCAAGGATAAGAATGATGAAGATATGGATGCTTATGTTCTTAATCCTGAAATAGCAATGGGCAAAATAACCATCAATCCAATGGTTATGTATATGACCCAGGATACTGATCCAAACAAGGTATACGATTCAAGGGATATTTATTATCTTGCCCTTAATGCCGATCTTAAAACCGACAATGCAAAGGCATGGTTCACAGGTATATACCAGGGCGGTACAGAAGAAGTTTATGCATCCAACACAGATATAGATGTTTCAGCATATCTCCTTGCAGTTGGTGGTGAAGTTAGTCTCGGCAAGGCCGGTCTTCATGGCCAGGTGTTCTATGCTTCTGGTGATGATAACGCAGCTGACACTGACCAGGAAGCTTTTATCGCACCCCAGGGACGATCATACTATTGGTCTGAAATCATGGGTTATGGCATATTCGATAATCAGTTTTCAAACAACTCACCTGGCGACGGCATAACAAATATCACAGCAGCAAACCTTGGCGCATCCTTCCAGGCAATGCCAAAACTCACACTTTTTGCTGATGTGTGGTATGCCCAGCTTGTTGAGGACGTTCTTGCTTATAATGGCAAGATGGAAAACGAACTTGGCCTCGAAGTTGACCTCAGGGCTCAGTATATGATTTACGAGAACCTCGCTCTTGATGTAGTTGGCGCTTATCTTGCTGCCGGCGACGCGACAGGCGAAGATGATCCGATGGAAATCGGTACAAGACTTGAACTCAAGTTCTAAGAACTTAAGATCATAAATAAATCAAAAAAGCCTGCTTCCGAAAGGAAGCAGGCTTTTTTGTTTATCAGATAAAGTTGATGTCCGTATGCTTGAAAGTGAGATTAGATATTCCATGCGAGTGAAAAATTGAATCTTACTGATTTAGCGCTGAAAGCCTTTTTGGTGCGCAAGCCTTGTGGCTTGAGCACCCCACGACCAGATATTTTTCAATCGAAGATTTTGGATTTTTAAATTTGACAAAGTCTCAAAAAGTCAGA
Above is a genomic segment from Desulforegula conservatrix Mb1Pa containing:
- a CDS encoding alginate export family protein; this translates as MKKFLIAASVFVAGLTASSAFAFENQFGGEWYSRAYVQRNFGFKDVYAPGEKKSMEDRDTSVADSRTRLFYTAKFNDRFMLVNKFEMGDQIWGDNSKATSNYGKIGADGIAVEVKNTYADFTPVDNLNFKVGTQGTILSRSFLFDDDFAGAVVTYDFGNTKLPFLWMKYNEGGPGKDKNDEDMDAYVLNPEIAMGKITINPMVMYMTQDTDPNKVYDSRDIYYLALNADLKTDNAKAWFTGIYQGGTEEVYASNTDIDVSAYLLAVGGEVSLGKAGLHGQVFYASGDDNAADTDQEAFIAPQGRSYYWSEIMGYGIFDNQFSNNSPGDGITNITAANLGASFQAMPKLTLFADVWYAQLVEDVLAYNGKMENELGLEVDLRAQYMIYENLALDVVGAYLAAGDATGEDDPMEIGTRLELKF